A part of Papilio machaon chromosome 11, ilPapMach1.1, whole genome shotgun sequence genomic DNA contains:
- the LOC106719584 gene encoding chymotrypsin-1-like, which produces MFVNQFVFLVFFAIVDKCLLEKNKTVVYEDFYPRVVNGWPAKLGDVPYQVGFKALSSRTRQTYMTFCGGTIVAPNKVLSAAHCFVPDMSMCVRIFVKVGRIDQQKLFNKYAVAGTLKNSGQRPTTDNTDEGQWRALKEAIYPKTYNFPKDDIALVFLLEDFIYNSNVGPIPYAKQYADYKGKCLVSGYGQIVSVGKAKSEKLLLAHLEIVPRSVCNRKHFRNMRHFVCTSSVVTDVGKGDSGGPLVCNGTGDPNEKGAGVLVGIVSGHRLRVGSFFTRVSSFYNYIERNKSYSIQKSLSHFVHAIIILAQSLSL; this is translated from the exons ATGTTTGTAAATCAATTTGTGTTTCTCGTCTTCTTCGCCATTgtcgataaatgtttattggaaaaaaataaaactgtagtCTACGAAGATTTCTACCCTCGTGTTGTCAATGGCTGGCCGGCCAAGCTCGGGGATGTCCCGTATCAG GTTGGATTCAAAGCGCTCTCCTCTCGCACAAGACAAACGTACATGACGTTCTGCGGCGGAACAATAGTAGCTCCTAACAAAGTGCTCTCCGCTGCACATTGCTTCGTCCCAGACATGAGCATGTGTGTCAGGATCTTCGTAAAAGTTGG ACGCATAGATCAACAAAAATTGTTCAACAAGTACGCAGTTGCCGGAACACTTAAGAATAGCGGCCAGAGACCAACAACAGACAATACAGATGAGGGCCAATGGAGAGCACTAAAGGAAGCAATCTACCCAAAAACTTACAATTTCCCAAAAGACGACATTGCACTTGTG TTCCTTTTGGAAGATTTCATATACAATAGCAATGTGGGCCCTATTCCCTACGCGAAGCAGTACGCCGACTACAAAGGCAAGTGTCTGGTTTCTGGCTATGGTCAAATTGTATCCGTCGGCAAG GCTAAGTCAGAAAAGTTACTTCTGGCACATCTGGAAATTGTGCCTAGGAGTGTATGTAACCGTAAACATTTTAGGAATATGCGCCATTTTGTCTGTACTTCTAGTGTGGTTACAGATGTTGGAAAG GGTGATTCTGGTGGTCCATTAGTTTGCAATGGGACCGGTGATCCTAACGAAAAAGGAGCAGGAGTGTTGGTGGGCATCGTGAGCGGTCACCGACTGAGAGTGGGATCCTTTTTTACAAGAGTTTcctctttttataattacatagaAAGAAACAAATCCTATTCAATCCAGAAAAGTCTTTCACATTTTGTTCATGCTATAATTATACTGGCGCAATCTTTATCACTttga
- the LOC106719585 gene encoding trypsin-2: MYWDSFCGGSLVTYKYVLTAAHCIVSDKLKLIASDIRVVAGSALSGSMFLAMYFENWRSVEHYYIHMNYHTTFLENDIALLNLQKPFIKSIAVRPIRLHTEDLNVNIDVGSKCMISGFGTKENNEPSAELRMVCIPILPTTKCEETYGMAYQRDFYWCVGAKGKDSCQGDSGGPLVCYGVQVGIVSWGSDCGMYPGVYTRILPLTKQQYVPFIQKDAICIRLNVATMLVCFDPGRDLNSNSPAVETWQDSLRRGAGDRDVTTDVTTGGTNERTAVDGDDTRHLGLHRQRTTLLN, encoded by the exons ATGTATTGGGACTCTTTTTGTGGTGGTTCACTCGTCACTTATAAATATGTGCTCACCGCCGCTCACTGTATTGTTTCCGATAA attaaaattaatagcgAGTGATATTCGAGTGGTCGCGGGCTCCGCGCTGTCAGGTTCGATGTTCCTCGCCATGTATTTCGAGAACTGGCGCAGCGTCGAGCATTACTACATACATATGAACTACCATACAACATTCCTGGAAAATGACATTGCTCTACTTAAC ttgCAAAAGCCATTTATCAAATCAATTGCGGTAAGACCTATACGCCTACACACCGAAgatttaaatgtgaatatcGACGTCGGCTCCAAATGTATGATTTCTGGTTTCGGTACCAAAGAAAAT AATGAACCGTCAGCAGAGTTGAGAATGGTGTGCATACCAATTTTGCCAACCACGAAATGCGAAGAGACGTATGGTATGGCGTATCAACGTGATTTCTACTGGTGCGTCGGCGCTAAAGGGAAGGACAGTTGTCAA GGTGATTCCGGAGGTCCCCTTGTGTGCTACGGAGTTCAAGTTGGCATCGTGTCGTGGGGTAGCGACTGCGGGATGTACCCTGGAGTTTATACACGGATTTTGCCACTGACCAAACAGCAATATGTGCCGTTTATACAAAAAGACGCTATTTGTATACGTCTGAATGTTGCGACTatgcttgtttgttt TGATCCAGGTAGGGACCTGAACTCGAATTCACCCGCTGTTGAGACATGGCAAGACTCGCTGCGACGCGGCGCCGGCGACCGCGACGTCACGACCGACGTCACGACCGGCGGCACCAACGAGCGAACGGCGGTCGACGGCGACGACACTCGCCACCTCGGACTCCACCGGCAACGGACTACTCTTCTGAACTAG
- the LOC123721393 gene encoding uncharacterized protein LOC123721393 — protein sequence MWRIILLFLFSAAELTSIEKFMGEWLPIVTFPNVVTYPICDKYTMTVKKENACTCGNQTADLITSEKGPTDTPARSIVMPTLVVENIEEVAPALELKCKCNDEIKRQAIFRLINDNYYVVYEKHPQNMHSIEEPNTANLLVKNVPTTAELKQMIASISDLKNRSAGIMCDPDTNYKH from the coding sequence ATGTggagaattattttattatttttgttcagTGCCGCGGAATTAACATCAATAGAGAAGTTTATGGGGGAATGGCTACCGATAGTCACATTTCCGAACGTAGTAACATACCCTATATGTGACAAATATACCATGACTGTGAAAAAAGAGAATGCATGCACATGTGGGAATCAAACAGCAGATTTGATAACATCAGAAAAAGGACCAACGGATACACCAGCTCGTTCAATAGTAATGCCAACTTTAGTAGTTGAGAATATAGAAGAAGTTGCACCAGCCttggaattaaaatgtaaatgtaatgaCGAAATCAAAAGGCAAGCCATTTTTCGTCTTATCAATGATAACTATTACGTTGTGTACGAAAAGCACCCGCAAAATATGCATTCAATCGAAGAACCAAATACCGCGAATTTATTGGTGAAAAATGTGCCCACAACGGCCGAATTGAAGCAGATGATTGCCAGCATTTCTGACTTGAAGAACAGAAGCGCTGGGATAATGTGTGATCCagatacaaattataaacattaa